The following is a genomic window from Dermatophilaceae bacterium Soc4.6.
TCTGCCTGCCCGGCACGGGCGAGCAGGCACGCACCTGCTTCTACGCCGTCACCGGGGTGGGGGCGGGGCTCCAGCTCGCCGCGCTCCTGGCTGCCGCCGTCACCCTGCTGCTCGCCGCTCCGCTCGAGCCCAAGGACGAGCACGACCGCACCCCCGTCACCGTGTCCCTGCTGCTCGCCGCGACCGCCGGCGCCGTCGGGGTCGTCGGCGCGCGCGACCTCGGCTCGTGGCTCGTGACCCTCGAGCTCGCGACGCTGCCGGTCATCGCCCTCGCCGCCCTGCCCGGCACCCGCCGCGCCCTCGCCGGCGCGGTGCAGCTGCTCACGACCTCGCTCGTCTCGTTCGCCGTCCTCGCCCTCGCCGCCGCCTGCTGGTACGCCGCGACCGGCACCCCGCGCCTGACGGCCGACGCCGTGCTCGGGGTGAGCGGCACCCCGCAGAAGGGGCTGCTGGCCCTCGCCGTCGTCCTCGTGCTGGCCGGCATCGGCTTCAAGCTCTCGCTCGTGCCCTTCCACGCCTGGACCCCCACGACCTACGCCGGCGCACCCCTGCCGATCGCCGTCTTCCTCGCCGGTGTCTCCAAGATCGCGGCCCTCGGCGCCCTGCTCGTCGTGGTCACCGCCCTCTCGTCGCTCGGCAAGGCCGCGCTCGTCACGACGGCGGTGGTCGCGGTCGCGAGCATGACCCTCGGCAACCTCGTCGCCCTGCGCCAGGACGACGTGGTGCGGCTGCTGGCCTGGTCGACGGTCGCGCAGGCCGGCTGGGTGGTCGTCCCCCTGGTGAGCGTCTCGGCGCTGGGGGTGCGCGCGTCGGCGTCCTACCTGCTGACCTACGTCGTGAGCACGCTCGCCGCGTTCAGCGTCGTGGCGGTCGTGGTGCGCGGCTCGGGCGGGCGCTCGGGCTACCGCCTCACGGCGTACGACGGGCTGGTGCGTCGTCACCCGCTCCTGGGGGGTGTGCTCGCGCTGGCACTGACCACGCTGGCCGGGCTGCCGCCCGGCATCGTCGGGGTCGTGGCCAAGGTCGTGGCCCTGCGACCCGTCATCGCCGAGGGCTGGTGGGTCATCGCCGTGGTCGCCGCGCTCAACGCCGTGCTCGGGGTCGCGGTCTACCTGCGGTGGTTCCGCGTGCTGCTCGCTCGGCCCGACGCGTCGCAGGCCCCTGCTGCGGTCCCGGCGGTGCCGCTGCACCGGGTGGCCGTCGTCGTCACCGGCGGGGTGCTCGTGGCGCTGTCGGTGCAGCCGCAGCTGCTGCTCGGCCTGCTGGGCTGACCGGCTCGACGCGACTCGGCCTGACTCGGCCCGACTCGGCCTGACTCGACCCCCCGACGCGACGTGGTGCGGGAACGCCCCAACAGCACCCGGCGTTTCCAGGTCATGCACCGCCATTTCAACGGACTCAAGACCGTCGCCCTCTTCGGCGCGATCTGGGCCCTGCTGCTCGGCCTCGGCGCGCTCGTCGCCGGTGGACGCTTCATCTGGCTCTTCGCCCTCATCGGCGTGGCCACGACGCTCTATGGCTACTGGAACAGTGACAAGCTCGCCATCAGGGCGATGCAGGCCTACCCCGTGAGCGAGACGCAGGCGCCGGCGATGTACCGCATCGTGCGCGAGCTCTCGACGCGCGCCGGCAAGCCGATGCCCGCGCTCTACGTCTCACCCACCCAGGCCCCCAACGCCTTCGCCACCGGGCGCAACCCCTCGCACGCCGCAGTGTGCTGCACCGAGGGCATCCTGGCGCTGCTCGACGAGCGCGAGCTGCGCGGGGTCCTGGGCCACGAGCTGCAGCACGTCTACAACCGCGACATCCTCACCAGCTCGATCGCGGCGGCCGTCGCCGGCATCATCACGTCGGTGGCCCAGATGGCGATGTTCGCCGGGATGTTCGGGGGCTTCGGGGGCACCAACGACGAGGACCGCCCCAACCCGCTCGCCCTGCTGGTGCTGGCGCTGCTCGCCCCGGTCGCGGCCAGCGTCATCCAGCTGGCGATCAGCCGCACCCGCGAGTACGACGCCGACGAGGACGGCGCCGCGCTCACCGGCGACCCGCTCGCGCTCGCCTCGGCGCTGCGCAAGCTCGAGACGGGGGTGGCCCGGGCCCCGCTGCAGCCCCAGCAGCAGATCGTCAACGCCAGCCACATGATGATCGCCAACCCGTTCCGGGCGCAGGACGTCTCCCGGCTTTTCTCCACCCACCCACCGATGGCGGAGCGGATCTCCCGCCTCGAGACGATGGCCGCCGGACGTCAGGGGCGCTGATCGCGCCGGGGTCCTTGATGTCAGGCGCCCCAGGCGCAACACTGACTGACATGCTCCATCCACTGGCCGTCTACGCTTCACCGCGTGAGCCGGGAGTCGGGCGGTCTGATCTCGCCCGACCCGCGCACCACGAGCGTCGGCGGCAGGACCTGCCGCCGCGCCGGAGAGGGGTCGCCGTCGATGCGCGCGTAGAGCTGTCGCGCTGCTTCCTGGCCCAGCCTCGTCACGTCCTGGCGCACGACCGTGAGGGCGGGGTCGACGAGGTCGGCGAGCGGGAAGTCGTCGTAGCCCACGAGGGCGACCGAGTGGGCCAGGCCCAGCTCTCGCAGGGCGCGGGCGGCCCCGATGGTCACCGTGTTGCGGGCACAGAAGAGGGCGGTCGGCGGGGCGTGGGTGCCGTCGAAGAGCTCGAGGGTGGCCGCCTGAGCCGCATCGCTCGAGCGCAGGCCGGTGAGGAGCAGGGCCGGGTCGATGGCGATCCCGGCCGCGAGCAGGGCCTGCTGGAAGCCCCGCTGGCGGCGGCCTTCCGTCTCGATGGTGTCGAGGTCGGCGAGGTAGGCGATCTGTCGGTGGCCGTGCTCGATCAGGTGGGCGGTGCCGAGGTCGGCCCCCAGCACGTTGTCCACGAGCACGCAGTCGGCGACCAGCCCGTGGGGTTCGCGGTCGACGAACACCACGCGCAGACCGGCGCGCACGTCCGCCTCGAGATAGGCCTGGTCGGTCGTCGCCGGCATCATGATCAGGCCGTCGACGCGACGGCTCACGAGGTCGGCTACGAGGGTGTGCTCCCGGTCGGCCTCCTCGTCGAGGCTCGCGGTGAGCACGACGTCGTGTCGGGAGCGTGCGGCGTCCTCGAGCGAGCGCAGCAGGCTCCCCGAGAAGCTGTTGCTGACGTCCTGCAGCAGGGCGCCGATGACCCCGGTGCGGCTGTTTCCGCGCCGCAGGTTGCTGGCCGACAGGTTGTGTCGGTAGGCCAGCCGGAGGACGGCCCGGTGGAC
Proteins encoded in this region:
- a CDS encoding proton-conducting transporter membrane subunit — translated: MTTVDWGLLLPVLAPVLGAVIVLVVDIAMPRVVLGHYVVAGISLVLAAAATVLTLRPPVGDTRASLCLPGTGEQARTCFYAVTGVGAGLQLAALLAAAVTLLLAAPLEPKDEHDRTPVTVSLLLAATAGAVGVVGARDLGSWLVTLELATLPVIALAALPGTRRALAGAVQLLTTSLVSFAVLALAAACWYAATGTPRLTADAVLGVSGTPQKGLLALAVVLVLAGIGFKLSLVPFHAWTPTTYAGAPLPIAVFLAGVSKIAALGALLVVVTALSSLGKAALVTTAVVAVASMTLGNLVALRQDDVVRLLAWSTVAQAGWVVVPLVSVSALGVRASASYLLTYVVSTLAAFSVVAVVVRGSGGRSGYRLTAYDGLVRRHPLLGGVLALALTTLAGLPPGIVGVVAKVVALRPVIAEGWWVIAVVAALNAVLGVAVYLRWFRVLLARPDASQAPAAVPAVPLHRVAVVVTGGVLVALSVQPQLLLGLLG
- the htpX gene encoding zinc metalloprotease HtpX, producing MHRHFNGLKTVALFGAIWALLLGLGALVAGGRFIWLFALIGVATTLYGYWNSDKLAIRAMQAYPVSETQAPAMYRIVRELSTRAGKPMPALYVSPTQAPNAFATGRNPSHAAVCCTEGILALLDERELRGVLGHELQHVYNRDILTSSIAAAVAGIITSVAQMAMFAGMFGGFGGTNDEDRPNPLALLVLALLAPVAASVIQLAISRTREYDADEDGAALTGDPLALASALRKLETGVARAPLQPQQQIVNASHMMIANPFRAQDVSRLFSTHPPMAERISRLETMAAGRQGR
- a CDS encoding LacI family DNA-binding transcriptional regulator; translation: MADQPAMRATMRDVAALAGVSLKTVSRVVNGETTVAPELAEKVHRAVLRLAYRHNLSASNLRRGNSRTGVIGALLQDVSNSFSGSLLRSLEDAARSRHDVVLTASLDEEADREHTLVADLVSRRVDGLIMMPATTDQAYLEADVRAGLRVVFVDREPHGLVADCVLVDNVLGADLGTAHLIEHGHRQIAYLADLDTIETEGRRQRGFQQALLAAGIAIDPALLLTGLRSSDAAQAATLELFDGTHAPPTALFCARNTVTIGAARALRELGLAHSVALVGYDDFPLADLVDPALTVVRQDVTRLGQEAARQLYARIDGDPSPARRQVLPPTLVVRGSGEIRPPDSRLTR